Proteins encoded in a region of the Prunus persica cultivar Lovell chromosome G4, Prunus_persica_NCBIv2, whole genome shotgun sequence genome:
- the LOC18778281 gene encoding protein SRG1 produces the protein MEGKELTKLFEDGMQSMRMNYYPPCPLPAEVIGLTPRSDSVGLTILLQVNGMDGLQVKKDGIWVPVKPLPDAFIVNIGDILEIQTNGIYRSIEHRATVNSIKERLSIATFHNPALDGEIGPASSLVTEQAPAVYKRVEVQDYVKALFERKLQGKSFLDELRIK, from the exons ATGGAAGGCAAGGAACTGACCAAGTTATTTGAAGATGGAATGCAATCAATGAGGATGAACTATTACCCTCCATGTCCTCTTCCGGCGGAAGTCATCGGTCTTACACCTCGTTCTGATTCTGTAGGTCTCACCATCCTCCTACAAGTGAATGGAATGGATGGTCTCCAAGTAAAGAAAGATGGGATTTGGGTTCCTGTTAAGCCACTACCAGATGCCTTTATTGTCAACATTGGAGACATTTTAGAG ATTCAAACAAATGGGATTTATCGAAGCATTGAGCATCGTGCAACAGTTAACTCTATAAAAGAAAGGCTGTCAATCGCCACATTTCACAACCCAGCACTTGATGGTGAAATTGGTCCGGCGTCTAGCTTGGTCACTGAGCAAGCACCTGCAGTATATAAAAGGGTGGAAGTTCAAGATTATGTGAAAGCCCTTTTTGAACGTAAGCTTCAAGGAAAGTCTTTTCTTGATGAACTTAGGATAAAGTAA